A region from the Salicibibacter cibarius genome encodes:
- a CDS encoding MbtH family NRPS accessory protein, with the protein MNDPRENEDEQYRVLMNQNGQYSIWRIDLPVPDGWTIVFEQNYNACLEYIDTHWKELYRPDGTK; encoded by the coding sequence ATGAATGACCCTCGCGAGAATGAGGACGAACAATATCGCGTATTAATGAATCAAAATGGACAATACTCGATTTGGCGAATCGATCTTCCTGTCCCTGATGGATGGACTATTGTATTCGAACAAAATTATAATGCTTGTTTGGAATATATCGATACTCATTGGAAAGAACTGTATCGGCCTGACGGGACAAAATAA
- a CDS encoding MDR family MFS transporter: MIKRERIVLCTVYVMAMFMVAMDTTIVNIAIPTISSDLQVRPASVSMINIGYLVSLAIFLPTAGWLSQRFGSKKVFFVALALFSTSSLFCALAGNIKMLSIARIAQGAAGAMIAPIGMAMIYRTFTAEERPQLARMLIVPMALAPALGPVVGGVIIEEFTWRWIFIINIPISAIAITLGVIYLQEFTSQMEKKFDFRGFLLLCPGLGLTIFGLSQTHVFGWDSPIIATCTLLGMCLLLCWMFTYQKTVQPLLDLSAHSDRLYRRMTFIMACSQAALHGFLFAFPLMYQRTMDATALEAGLIIFPEALGLMLASQLVPLSNKKWGPRLVISTGLVVTIFILISLSQITPHTNEWYLRGFLFLIGFFLGHTVGTIQVTAFARIQNENMSNATTLFQVQNRTSSAMGIALLAFVMEIGSETMSYSLALISAACVLSIGLIIAQSIKNEDTDIVFQPSKEREHIETDTKTTHSQR; the protein is encoded by the coding sequence GTGATTAAACGTGAACGAATTGTACTGTGCACTGTCTATGTCATGGCGATGTTTATGGTTGCAATGGATACAACGATCGTAAACATCGCTATACCAACAATATCTTCTGATCTTCAGGTGCGTCCTGCATCAGTAAGTATGATTAATATCGGTTATTTAGTCAGTCTCGCAATCTTTCTGCCGACTGCCGGTTGGCTAAGCCAACGATTTGGCTCAAAGAAGGTTTTCTTCGTTGCTTTAGCCTTATTTTCAACGTCTTCTTTATTTTGCGCGTTGGCAGGAAACATTAAAATGTTAAGCATCGCCCGTATTGCTCAAGGGGCGGCAGGTGCAATGATCGCTCCAATTGGCATGGCCATGATCTACCGTACATTTACAGCGGAAGAGAGACCACAATTAGCAAGAATGCTTATCGTACCGATGGCTCTGGCTCCGGCTTTAGGTCCGGTTGTGGGAGGCGTTATCATTGAGGAATTCACGTGGCGATGGATCTTTATAATTAACATCCCAATTAGTGCGATCGCGATTACCCTGGGCGTTATTTACCTTCAGGAATTTACAAGTCAAATGGAAAAGAAATTTGACTTTAGAGGATTCCTCCTTCTTTGTCCGGGACTTGGACTTACGATATTCGGATTAAGTCAGACGCATGTTTTCGGGTGGGATTCTCCAATCATAGCCACTTGCACACTTCTGGGAATGTGCCTTCTATTATGTTGGATGTTCACTTATCAAAAGACAGTACAACCTTTGTTGGATCTAAGTGCCCATTCTGATCGTTTATATCGCCGAATGACGTTCATTATGGCTTGTTCTCAAGCCGCCTTACACGGTTTCTTATTCGCTTTTCCTTTAATGTATCAACGCACAATGGACGCCACTGCCCTCGAAGCAGGACTTATTATATTCCCGGAGGCTCTTGGTTTAATGCTTGCCTCTCAACTCGTCCCCTTGTCAAATAAAAAATGGGGGCCCAGGCTCGTCATTTCTACGGGGTTGGTTGTAACCATTTTTATTTTAATAAGTTTAAGTCAAATCACACCACACACGAATGAATGGTACTTACGGGGATTCCTATTTCTGATTGGTTTCTTTCTCGGTCATACTGTAGGAACCATTCAAGTAACTGCATTTGCACGAATTCAAAATGAGAACATGTCTAACGCGACAACTTTATTCCAAGTTCAAAACCGGACGAGCTCAGCTATGGGAATAGCTCTGTTAGCGTTCGTGATGGAAATAGGAAGTGAAACAATGAGCTACTCCCTTGCACTTATCAGCGCAGCTTGTGTGCTCAGTATTGGTTTAATCATCGCCCAGTCAATTAAAAATGAAGATACCGACATCGTATTTCAACCTTCAAAAGAACGTGAACA